A segment of the Rattus rattus isolate New Zealand chromosome 4, Rrattus_CSIRO_v1, whole genome shotgun sequence genome:
AGCGGGCTACTGAGCATCCCGCGGACCTCGGCAGCAGAGGAGGGGGCGGCAGCAGAGACAGCCGGCGGTGAGGCTGCGGCCAAAGGAGCGCATGATCTCCGGAGTTTCAGCAACATCCAGTGACTGGGCTCAGCCTGCGGAGCGAGGGGATAGTCCGCTGAGAAGCTGCGCCCCAGATGCAGGGAGCTGCTGCCATAAGGAACAGGGTCGGGgcaaaggaggagcaggagacagaAACCAGGGTGCAGAGAGGAGGCGGGCAAGCGGCCGAAGAGAGGAGCGCGACCAGACTGGGTGGAGGGACAGTCACAGCGCCCCGCAGCCCAGCCGCCGCCTCTCGCGCTCTGCCGCCCGCATCCCTCTGGCGTTTGGGAAGCAGCAGGTCCTTAGCCCGCCCGGGGTCACGTGGGAAGCGGCAGTCGGACTCTGATTGGCGGAGCGGGATGCAGGTCCCGGGAGGGAGGGGTCGGTGAGGAGGTGCAAGGAGGAGGCGGCCAGCGATGCCACAGATGGGCTAGCTCTCTGGGCTCTAACCCGAGTGGGGCTAGGCGGGGATGGCTCTTGGGAGAAGCTCAGGCTTCAGGGCGGCTACTCCCACGCCCTTTCATCCCACTTGCCTAGCTGCTCTGCTCCAGGACGCCCCCTACTGTGTGCGAGGTCCGGGTTTGCGCCTCTCTTCTGTGCGTGACCCCCGGCAGCTAGCACCGGCTGCGGCTGGGTGGCCTTGTCTTCCAGCTAGATGTGGTGGGGGCGGAGTAGGTGGAGGACCAGCAGCCACAGGGCAAAAGGGGAAGCTGGTAGGGAGCAGAAGGCGTCCCGCCGGCGCCGCCGGGCCGGGAAAGGGATCCAGGCTGGGCATGTCCTGGTAGCATAAGAAGCACAAGGATGCTTCTCTAGGCGGTGGCAGAGAAAAGAGGGCAAGAGGCGGCAGTGCGGGAGCCAAAAAGCTCTGATGGCTTaaagcagcggcagcggcagctaGCTCCCCATCAAACCCGACGGTGCTCGCCCGGCTGGAGCAGCCAGTTTCGCCGACTCTCCCCAGTCTCCCTGTGTCTCCTATGCCTTCCAGGCTCTCTGCAGCTCAGTCCAGCTAGATTTGATTCCCTCTCCCCAGCGCTCTCTGGTAAAGTAAAGACCGGAACCTATTTGTGTGGCTGTCTAAAAGGTTCGACCAAATGTGGTTGGAAGGTCAGTTTTGGTCGGGACAAGAAGCCGGAGGAGCAGCGAGAAGCGTCCCTGCATTCAAGCTGAGAATGGGTTACAGGGCGAATCCACAGCGAAGCGGCATCCCGGAGGAGAGGACTTGCTTGGAGTGCTCAGGCGGTAGACCCGGGCGCTCTACGCCGCATCTGTGGATCACCGGCTACCTGGGAGAGGCAAGGGAGTCTAGCCCCGCAGGAGTCATTGCCTCCGCTTGGTCCTCCTTCGCCTCAGCCCTGGGGAAACAGCAGAGCGGTACCCGCCTTCCTTCTGCCGCACTCCACGCAGTTAGGCACACTCTTTAGCTTAATGGTATGTTAGTTCTCAGGGCCCAGAGCTTTCTGGGACAAGGATGGAGAGAAAGTCTGTCTCCAGTGACTCAAGTCACTACTGCAGTCACAGGGTTCTTGGTGCCTTGCACCAAAGAGTTTTTCCTTTTGCGTGTGTGATCGTTCAGTCATTTAGGGTATTGTTTTCAtccacattatacatatatactcttgctccatttccctctcccttctcatttcctgctctgtcctctctttctttcaaaagcgttcccctttctctttctttaaattacCTTGTATCCCCCTCCCATAACCTCCTGAATCTTGTCTAAGAGCATTGTTTGATAGCATCTAACAAGCAATTAGCGAGCTTTACCAATCACTTAAAAGAGTCACCAATAGACTTTGAAAGGGGGACTATCTATCCTCCGCAGACACCACCAGAAAACAAACTGTGCCATCGCAGTCTCTTTAAGAACTGTAACCTCCAACCTCTTCCTTGCTTTTTAACTTCCCCCTTGTGAGACGTGATCCCGCAACACCCCTGAGCCCTCAGAGccacctttctcttcctctatatGTGAAACCCTTTCCTTTATCTCacatcctgcctccctcccaagactacctttcccctcccccaaccacctCTAAAGATTTCTGAATCTTGGTGTCTCTTGCCCCTGGAAAATAAGCAGCCGCAGATCTCAGCGTTCCAGTCAATGGCATCTCTCACCAGCGAAGACTCCATTAACACAGATCAATTTGACCAGACGTTGAAGGCATCAGAAAAATCGGCTTTTAGATGGAGCAACTGAATTgttgaaagaaaaggaatgccCAGAAGATGGAGCTGCCAAAGATattgcaaaaacaaagaaacagagatgcCTTTCAGCGGAGCCTGCGACATTCATTCAAGCTTAATGCAGATCTAGCCGCATCAACCGCACAGTACCGAGTGAGGAGTGCCAAGGCGTGGATCAGCGATCAGCCACTAATCAGGCGTTTGAACACAAGCCCCTTTGCAACTAAAGGCAAAGTCTCTCAGACAATGTGTTTTTGCAATGATTATGGTCATAAACCAGCGTTAGGGTTTCAGGGTTTGACTACAACCTAGAATTATACAGACGCTTTTAGCAAAGAAATTTGTTATTGAAGTCTCTGCTTAGTGAAATTTTGGTGTGCTTTGTAAGAATTTGTATTCTTCAGACGCTTTGCCCACGGTAACTTAAACCGCCAAAGGAGTTAATGACTGGCGGTGACTGGGTAACAAACACTGTTGCCTGCACAGAGGTTCTTTAAATTATTGAGCAATTGGAACCAAAAAGCCTTTCAGCTGGAGATGCTGTGATTCTGTCCCACTCATGATACATTTAGTGTTACAGTGCCACCAAGAAGCAGAATTTTGCAACTGGCATGCACCACCAAGTGGCAGAAGAACATCATTTACTGAAGGGATCACCGCATTGttcaatatgtaaataaaagtatgcATATTATGTAGTTCTTCATTAGGTACTGGGGAAGTAGACCAGCACCGATGTTTGTTCTTTCACTCTTTCCCAGCAGGTTCAAATCAGTTTCCTTACTACATTTTCAGTTATGCCCAGGAATCATGCTTAACCATATACATTATATGATTAGTAGTAATTTGATTGAACCCATACCATTGGTGTCCAAAGTTCCTATTTAAATTAGTGCATAATAATAGCTtccaacattcctcagctgaacCACTTCAGTTGTGGAATAGtctaggacagagagagagaggttgtcatatcttaaagaaattgaagatcatttttttgtttttgcataaaactatgtttaaaatgtaataacTTTTTGTTGTCAGCTTCATGAATTATGTAGATTTgcatttcatttgaatttttatgATTTTGAAGTTATGAAGTCATTATtgcccttcccctctctttcctcccaacTGTTCACAGGCATTCCTCATTTCTTGCAAACTCATTACCGTGTTTCTTTAGTCATtgttacacatatgcatacatataaaagataacttttaaaaacattgagGAGAGGCTCAGGGATAGCTTGGATGTAGAGGATTTACCTCATAGGCAGGAGGCCTTGAATTTGATCAACTCCACAACATCAAGgacaacaagaaaaaataattttgcaagTGGAAAGGAACAGCATTAAAACCTGTGAAATTACTTAGGGCTTAGGAAAAttgggacaaggaggaggaggaagaggagggagagaaggaggaggaggaagaggaggaggaggagaaagaagaggaggaggagaaagaggaggaggggttgttCTAGAAAAGTAACACTGGAGATAAATGAGTTTGGAAAAAATATAAGACACTTTAGCAATGagggatttgtttttcttctgtttctaaagtTTTCTGATTGTTCAGTATAGGCATGAAGCATGTTGTGCCTTCTAATGTGTCAGACATTTAACCGACAGAAACACCCTGTTATTTAATTCCTATAGCACCAGTAGACGCAGAAATAACaactagttttgttttgtaaacaaGCATCATCAAGCATTTTAGAACTTAGCAAAACCTCTGTCTAACATCAGAACACAAGGCCTCCTAGCATTTTTATCATCCTACTGTTCCTTTGAGATGGACTATACGAGCTCTTCCCATGAAGACTATCAGTGCTTCCCTTGGTTCACAGGACACAGCCACATGCAGTAACTCTCAAGCAGAAACAATGAGATCCAGTGACTGCATATTTGTCTGACCATATTATAAATCGGgattaattttttaacattttaaatttattttgtaggCATGCATGTGTATCTAACAGTATatatgtggagatcaaaggaaacTTGTGAGAGCCAGTTTCTCCTTCTATGGACCATtagggttccagagatcaaactcaggtcatcaggtttgatgTTAAGCACTCTACCTATGAGCAGCCACACTGGCCCAAGAGAGTCTTAAAAAACATgtcttttacttttgagaataaaattacatcatttctctttccattttttccttctaaacCCTGTCAAAtaccctcttttctctttcaaatgcatGCCCTACTCataattattgttgttatatGCCCAAGACAATTTTCTGATGTTAGATATCGTTGCTGAATTCCAACATGCCCGACACAATTTGTCCATCAAACAAGAATAGTGGTCACTTCTGTTTTATTAGAGATGTTTTAATAATTAAGCAACACTGTGCTTCTTTCTGTGGGGTAAAATGTTTGACACACTAAGAAGCATTATGTATATCTAtaagtatatgcatataatatatatgtagtatgtataatatatgttttatgtaatatataatgctttgtctgtataatgttacttgtatgtatgttttcagggctgaccagtTGACATTAGTTAACCATTTCCTGTGCTATTCCCCGGAGAGGACTATTTCTCTTACTCTCAGAATTCCTTGTGTGCTTGTGGTTCTTTGTATAGGGCCGAGGTCTCTCCACCTTTTCCTCATCCCCTTTGGCATGtctatgggtattcttgttcagctcatgatGATGAGTAAACAGAGATAGCTTCTGACAATTTCAGGAAACAGTCTCACAGAAAGCTCGCTGGTCCTGTGGGTCTCACAGTCTTTCACTCcctctgctgccatgttccctgagccttagatgaCGAAGTTGCTTTGTAGATGGATCCATTGCAACTGAGTGCCATtgcaactctgcattttgatttctTAGAGTTCTCTGTAATGATCTTCCTGTGtcacaaagagaagtttccttgggGGGGGGTGAGTAGAAGTTTCATATCTCACCAGCAGAATTTTCCAATCAGAAAATTTGGAGTTGGATTCTGTAATCTATATTCATACTGGCTTTGGAACTAAGGTACTACGTACGCCTAAGCATGAGTTAAAAATGTCTGAACTCTCACTACGATTTCACATTGTTTTGGTAGAGAAGTTAACAGAGACTTAAACTCTGCGCGTTGAGAAGCTACGGGACCTGTTTTGTGCATGATCGTCAAGAATATATTAAGTGGCTAATATGTCTAACTTAGCAACTATATAGCTGTAGGTAGTTAATAACACCTACTAAGAATGTTCTGGAGATTAAGGAAAACCTTTCATTAATTAGGAGAATTCCTACACAAATGGGTGAAAAGCTGAATCTGTGAATGAACGCAAATACgtaccattttctgtatacaAGTCAAAGTAATTATGGCTGAATGATACTGTACAAAGTATGTTGATCACTAGCAATTAAAGAGGAGTACAGTATTAATATTGCAATTTAATTTCCAATCTACTTCAGATAGGTAAGTAGAAACAATGCTCCAAATTgtctacattaatttttttattatttttttattcatttattatatatgagtacactgtagttgtgttcagatacaccagaagagggcatcggatctctttacagatggttgtggccaccatgtggttgctgggaattgaactcatgacctctggaagagcagtcgggtgctcttaaccgctgagccatctctccagcccgaaattGTATTCCCTTAATAGGAACATGAAAAGcacatattaaaatttcttcaTATGATAAATCTAATGGAGCTATGATTCTAGATGAAATTCTACTGACATTTTCCAGAAgttgtctttatttcttactgACTTTTATCACAAAAAAGTAGTCATATTtgctattttctctattttatacAGTTAACAATGTTTAAGTTTCACTATGTAATTTACAAACAACTTCATAAAGTTTAATTTTATCTACACTTTTCAATTCTtgtgtttttagttatttttgatACTTAAAGTTTAGCTTTGTAATTTTAGTATTGGAGAAATAGTTTAATCTTAGGTCACTGGGCCTTAGTCATGGCTTTATATCATAACTGTCGAGGGAATTAAAATACACTGATTAACAGTTCCACCCAGCTCTTGGAAACTCTGAGTTAATATTGGCATGCACTTAAGAAATTCTCCTGGTGTTCTAATATCATGCTTTGGCTGAACCCTGTGTTGACAAGAAGGATCCTTCCTTCAGTATCCACATATCCAAGTTGGAGAAACAACTGAGTGAAGTTTTTTCTAGTTGAGGCTTTTAAATTCATCTCACAACAATACTTTCTGATAGCAATATCtaataaagcaatataaaacaGATGATGTTTGAAACTAGCTTGCCAATAATTTACAGAACAAGAACAACTACAATTGAATTTTGAGAGTTAAAAGCTACAGCTACCTCAATATGACTTGGTATCTTTGTATTTACAAATTCAAATTGGATTTAGTGTCTGTTATTTAAATGGCAGCCTTATGCTGGGAGACTGCAAGACTTTTGTTTTCCAGTCCATTGTacaatcttttcatttttagtcagaagaagaaaaaactatttacctatttctctcttttctttctttttttccttttttgctacTCATAGCTATGACTAGTCTGTACTAGACCTCTTTCTGGCTTTGTAAAAAGGACTACAAAGGTAGTTATTTTCAGATTGTGTCATTAGCACCAGAGTCTTTAAATTTCTGAATATTATATCCATTCATTCCTCAAAATACATCTCAGTCATTTTCCAAGTGATAAATCAGGTACTTGGAGCACTAATGTCCTCTGACTTTGCCTAAGTCCCCTCAAACCCTGCattggaaggaaggcagggagggaaggaaagaaatggagggagagaaggaggtgagtagagggaggaaagaaaaggtgagACTGCCCTTTGTCATCTAAGGAAACTGGAAATGGCTGTACACTTCTGTCTTGTAGCTTCCTTAAAAGCTCTGTGGAACCCTGTGGTTAAGTCAAATCCATGCACATCAAATAAAACTAAACACCTGTTTAACTTTATTGAAtccatatttttcaatattatttgaTCATTGAATCCCTTTTAGCAGGAGGGCCTTAAATGATGGCAGCAGATTTTTCTATGCTAATATTATTGTCTTACAATAGTTTAGAGGAAGGAAAGCTCTTTAAAATACCTGAAAATTTGGGGGGATAGTCCTGTTCATCCCCTCTGACTTTTCTCACACACGGTCGGGTGCAATGTCAGCATTAGTATAGCAAGTCTCCCAGGGCTTTCTTCTCTGCAATATTCCCTCCTGCTGTGGATGTTTCAGGAACAAGACTGAAGTATCAGCTTTTGCTGACACCATCTTTAAAGTACTGTCTTCCAGTTCATGTTATGCAAACTTTAAATTATTGTAATTTCCTTAGCAGTGTTCCTAGCATAAGGTCAGATGTTGATAGTACCGGATGATACTACATCAGATGAACAGAACTTGAATCACAAGATTGAAAAGAGAAGCTGCCTCACTTCCTTacacctttacacacacatacatacttcctCACTGGCTGGGCTATTAAAGACTCTGATAAAAGAACCATGTGGAGTGTCTGTTCTACCTGGCCTGCGTATTGGCGGTCAAAGCGGGTCATATGTTGTTCCCCGCTAAGAGGCTGTGCTTGGTACCATCCATGGAGGGCATTCACTGGGCTGTCTCCTGTGCCACCTGGCAGTCAAGTTGAGCCACTGGCTTCTTATGGTGTGGTTGATCCAGCCTGAGGAGAAGGAGTCCATCCGCCAGTATGTTTGCTGAGACTCCAAGGAGGCCATGACTTGTTGTCTGATGATAAGGAATTAGTTACAGAGAAATTGAATATCCCTTGGGTTCATATCCATCTGCAGAAAACTTCAAAGGGAAAGCAGGTTCTTGTGAAAGATTCATTGAATCCCTATCCCAATTTCAACGTAAACATCTCTCATCAAGGGGACTATGTAGTTCTTGCTGCAGAACCTGAGTTACAAATTGTCATTGATAGCATGAAGACTAGTTTTCCAGGTCTTGATTCAATTCCAGAATTCTTGCCTATTATGAAAGAAAGTTTACCAACAAAGAGTGGGAAACAATCAGAAGTTTTAATGATGAATGGACTCGATTGGATGTTTTACCAGCACTGGGGGCTGAAAGACAGCTTCATAAAAGTCATTGGTTGCATTGGGATTTGAAATGCAGTGGCTAGAATTTGACGTATCTCCATTAAGCATGGACACTGGCCAGGTTTATAAGGAAACACGTTTGATTTtagatggggaagaagaaaaagaaactgggcCTTTGAGGAAAGCAAAATAGATGAACACTACTTTGTTGGAGTGGCTGTTAGGAGGCCTGATGGATCTAGACATCAAAATGTTTCATATCAAGATAATTCTAAGCCATCCCAGGGGAAGCTTATCATCCTTAACTTTAATGATTCGGTAGCATCGGCTATTCCTAGGACACCTGAGGATCCTTCATTTTGGGGACTGTTTTTGTTTCACAGAAGAAATTCTAGTACGGAATGGTACCAGGTCATGATAGGATTCTCTGAGTAAGGAAAATAGATGAAAGAGTAATCTTGTGTATTCACTGAAGCAAATTGCCTGATGTGATTAAATTTTActtaacaaaacatttttaaaggcacGGATGCTTTTTAAGAGCGCATTTCCAGTCCAGTGCCTCTATTGTCTCAGCAAGTATGTTTACGTCTTCCTTCCAGAACTGTAATTAATAGAAACGATGGCAGAATCTTCCCAGGATACATGTGCATTTTAGCACGAAAAACTAAAGTGCAAACATGCTGAGGGCAGGCGGTTCCCTTTGCTTTTCATAGAACTACTCTAAAATTTCTGTTATCTTTCCAGAAACTTTTGCTGCGAATTAATCCACATTAGCTTTTCTAAAAGTAGGGACAGATGTTTTGCAGTGATAAGAAAATACATCTGCCCTTCATAACCGTTTCTGCTACATAAACTTAGTGGTTCTAAGTTACTGTCCTGCATGACATCTGTTTGACATATAGCACAAGGCTTACGTTGTCAGCATTACAACACTCATTTTTGCCTTGACTGCTAACACAAACTGCTGTTGGAACTTGCGGGTTTTACGTCTTAAAAAGTTGCAACATTTATTTTATCAGTGATAGATTAGCCCTCCAAAGAGTCCATCAACTCAgatgtatctgttttttttttttttttttaaaccactgtCAAAATTAGACTACTAGAGAAAAAAAGTAAGCCTCTTGTCTTAGTtcgggtttcattgctatgaagagacaccataaccacggcagctcttctaaaggacaacatttaatatgGGACTGGCtcacaagttcagaggttcagtccactaccattacggcaggaagcatggttgTATCTAAGCAGGCATGGccctgaaggagctgagagttgtaccTCTTGTTCCAAAAGAAGCTAGGAGAAGAGTGCCTCCCAAGTGGTTAGGAGAAGggttcaaagcccatccccacagtgacacacatcctccaacaaagccacacctcatTGTGCCATtgcctgggccaaacatattcaaaccagtATACCTGGTGTGCTTTGGGAGAATTTCATTGGGATCACACTACCGTGGTTGAGGAAAATGTACCATAGAGTACTCATTTCTGTGTTAGGAGTTTTCATTGTCCATGTCATTACTGTGGCATTTTGAGAGACATCCTTATGTCCTGCAGACAGATTTTAGAAGTGGAGTGACTGGTTCGAAGGGTTTAAACAAACAGCTTTAGGTGTTACCTCATTGCTCTTGAAGAACTGCAGCTTCTGCTTCGGTTAGTCCTGTTTGCACACCACTTGTGCCCTCTGATCTAACTGCAGGTATTaccttgctttttatttatctgaagactggtttgttggttttgttgttgttctttccttGTATTGAATAGCTGTATAACTTAAAAGTGATGTAATACATTTAAATTTGCATCCCTTTCATCACAAGTGAGGTTAATATGACACGGTTATTGgttatttgtatttcctttttatgaACCTATTGTTCataatcatttgtttttatttactaaataGACCTAACGTGAACGTAACATATTAAGATGCCAAGACCATTGTATTGATAAGACAATCTATTTATGATTATACTGAGTGCCTTCAGGAGTTAATCTTGATACTGTTAAATAACAAGAATTAgagtattgtttttattactaacATTAAATATTGTGTGTAactgctctaaaaaaaaaaaaggacaatgtgATTTCTCAAGACAGGATCCAGGAACCTACAACACCTAAGCTGAGTTGGTTGCTTTGGATCATAGAAACCTTTGTGTCCCGGGAAGGATAATTAGCTTCTCTGAGCTTCAACATTCTCTCTTAGTCAGgtgtctactttaaaaaaaaattactcgtGTAGCAAAGAAAGAGTCATGTGTTACAAAAGAGAGGCTATGTGCTGCCACTCAGGGTAGGACAGAGACAGGTCAGAGAAAATTGAAACTGGCAAATTGAAAACCACCAGAAGTAAAGGCAGCTCTCCTGTTTCACCCCAGTGCTCTTTTGTAAACCTCAgatatttgaattttctgttgTCCACATTAGctcatttttttctgaagccTTGAAATCCTAATTGTAATAAGTTCATAATTGAATTTAATTATAGTGGCTATCTACCATACACTATTTGTGTATTATTATGAAATCATGAATGTTCTAAATGTCAGTATATTTAACTATGGAGAAAGATCtactaatttatttcttattttatgtaagtTCCCCAAATTATATTTCAAAGAGTCTTGCCTGTCATATACAAGTGCCTCTCTGCTGGAGATTTCCCCAGTGTTCCTAGCAAGCCAGCCCAGAGGGTACTGGGCAAAGGCTGCAATGGAGAGAGTTCACAGCCTGTGTTTCCCACTGGGACATCCGCCTCCTCCACACACTGACTTGAAGGGGGAAACAATGGGGTTTGGGAAATATGCTAttgttcctgtctcctctctgggtAGCCTACAGACACAAATATACCACTAGGAAACAACTGGAGTCCACCTTGACTTTCTGGTGTCTTCATGCCCTGCAGAAAGGGGAAGGTGGGGCCCAGGACAAGAGGGATCAGGTCTGATTGGGAGCACGTACTGAGTACTGGAGGACCCtggaatgcctcattagcataggGAAgtatttcaggaatctcaggtgctagtTGAATAGGTTCTTACCATGAGAAAGGAAATAGAACCTGTAATCTTAACCAAGGCTAGGTGACATTCAGcaggtagaggtgtgtgtgtgggggggaggggcagttgAATTCCCCAGACAAGAACAGAGAATGGGAAGCCCTCCCAATAAAGGGAGTCAGCCATAGAGTACCAAGCCACAAGACTTTCACCTTAATTAGTAGAGTTTTTGAACATCtcccataatttattttttaatggagaaATATCACTAAAGTACTCAGCCTCTATACTGGGGACAGTGTGGTACTGAAACTGAATCCAATTAGCAGTGATGTTTGCAATGTattcactgttttaaaaattgaacaagGCAGGGTAtaagcatcaaaataaaacagcacAAACCAGAGGGGTAATGTGGGGtgggagccagagagacaggGATTATTGAATCAActtgctgcttattggcttgctccatATTGCTAGTTCATTCAGatttcttatataacccaagaTCACAAGCACAGAGGTAAGGCTGTCCCCAGTGGTGCTGAGCTCTCCCATATCtgtcactaatgaagaaaatgtcctacaagcTTCCCTACAGCCAGGTCTTAAAGAGAGATTTGTTTTCACCTCCCTTCCGGTGACTCTAcattgtgtcaaactgacataaaaacTAACTGGCATACATCAGCTGTTGGTGGTGAAATATTGAGCAATGATTCCTTTAATGAAGTTAATGAAGACTAAAACTTAGATAGTTAAAAtacttttatgtgttttataattAACATcatattattatatttgtattgTATCAGTGAACAAGTGAGGAAAGAAATATGATGTCATTAATCAATGCGCCAAAACTGTTAAATTTTATAGCTTTCTGTCCCTTTGGTAGGCAgattatttaattatgtatttgtgaCAATGTTAAcagttaataattaataat
Coding sequences within it:
- the Aasdhppt gene encoding LOW QUALITY PROTEIN: L-aminoadipate-semialdehyde dehydrogenase-phosphopantetheinyl transferase (The sequence of the model RefSeq protein was modified relative to this genomic sequence to represent the inferred CDS: inserted 7 bases in 5 codons; deleted 3 bases in 2 codons; substituted 1 base at 1 genomic stop codon); this translates as MLFPAKRLCLVPSMEGIHWAVSCATWQSSXSHWLLMVWLIQPEEKESIRQYVCXDSKEAMTCCLMIRXLVTEKLNIPWVHIHLQKTSKGKQVLVKDSLNPYPNFNVNISHQGDYVVLAAEPELQIVIDSMKTSFPGLDSIPEFLPIMXRKFTNKEWETIRSFNDEWTRLDXFYQHWGLKDSFIKVIGXALGFEMQWLEFDVSPLSMDTGQVYKETRLILDGEEEKEWAFEESKIDEHYFVGVAVRRPDGSRHQNVSYQDNSKPSQGKLIILNFNDSVASAIPRTPEDPSFWDCFCFTEEILVRNGTRS